The following are encoded in a window of Oligoflexus sp. genomic DNA:
- the purM gene encoding phosphoribosylformylglycinamidine cyclo-ligase, whose protein sequence is MTEQKGKDLYKESGVDVAKGDALVDWLQSRKADQVKGGEVVSGIGGFAALFRPDFSGMEDPLLVSGTDGVGTKVLLGIEHDQLEGLGVDLVAMCVNDLYTVGGRPLFFLDYYATGILDEKQFKAILSGIRKGLEQSNAALLGGETAELPGLYEKGHFDLAGFVVGVVDGKKRLRPELVQRGDKLIALSASGFHSNGYSLVRKWLAEKPVDQATLNRILEPTKIYYEVPELLKRLGWGPLHGLANITGGGISGNLPRVLPEGLDPEIDPKKIPTPDWMRAFYESHGARFEDVEGVFNMGAGMIAVVAADAEATFHQICKDLGLGSTTIGQMIPGSGESTVRYL, encoded by the coding sequence ATGACCGAGCAAAAAGGCAAAGATCTTTACAAGGAATCCGGTGTGGACGTGGCCAAAGGTGATGCCCTTGTGGATTGGCTGCAGAGTCGCAAAGCCGACCAGGTAAAAGGTGGTGAAGTCGTCTCGGGCATCGGCGGCTTCGCGGCGCTCTTCCGCCCCGATTTTTCCGGTATGGAAGATCCGCTTTTGGTGTCCGGTACCGATGGGGTCGGAACCAAGGTGCTGCTGGGTATTGAGCATGATCAGCTCGAAGGCCTTGGCGTGGACCTCGTCGCCATGTGCGTGAATGATCTTTATACCGTCGGTGGTCGTCCGCTCTTCTTCCTTGATTACTACGCGACCGGAATTCTGGATGAAAAACAATTCAAAGCCATTCTCTCCGGGATCAGAAAAGGCCTCGAACAGTCGAACGCGGCGCTCCTGGGTGGAGAAACTGCCGAGCTTCCCGGACTCTATGAAAAAGGGCATTTCGACCTTGCCGGCTTTGTGGTCGGTGTGGTGGATGGAAAGAAACGTCTGCGCCCCGAGCTGGTGCAGCGCGGAGATAAACTGATTGCTTTGAGCGCGAGCGGATTCCACAGTAACGGCTATTCGCTCGTCAGAAAGTGGCTTGCGGAAAAACCTGTGGATCAGGCCACGCTGAACCGCATTCTGGAACCCACAAAGATTTATTATGAAGTGCCGGAACTTTTGAAGCGTCTGGGTTGGGGGCCCTTGCATGGGCTCGCCAATATCACCGGCGGCGGCATTTCGGGCAACCTGCCACGCGTTCTGCCGGAAGGCTTGGATCCCGAGATTGATCCGAAGAAAATTCCAACGCCTGACTGGATGCGCGCATTCTACGAAAGTCATGGCGCGCGTTTTGAAGACGTGGAAGGCGTGTTCAATATGGGAGCCGGCATGATCGCAGTGGTGGCCGCAGACGCGGAAGCGACGTTCCACCAGATCTGCAAGGACCTTGGGCTCGGCAGCACGACCATCGGGCAGATGATCCCGGGCTCCGGCGAGTCGACCGTTCGTTATCTTTAA
- a CDS encoding agmatine deiminase family protein, with protein MKKKLLLPATCLLAIAAVLGYQNWAPQKIQISPFKMDKTIHPRPVAEYEPMFGVAISEQILFRESGIELVREILKANAKVYIFMTAAFKDQVEELFAKKKPFKADEMKLITRVQLEHESPWLRDYFPIPVLRIYPFLPPTPSFVDFVYRDGNSYDDAAIHQFALAINSSVEHLPIVMDGGNFMTNGETCVVSEEMWDDPESNRTKDPDFALSDHVADIFELALGCRRTKIVSQIPHPHVDMFLKFVNKDTILVNEIEDRAMALLSEVDSDAKVKIPKIKVELDRIAQELAKNFRVIRVPMPLPVNDIFFTYVNSVIVNDTVIIPSYKNPDPSRGTYPDQRYYASYEEEVQKIYQEAGLKPVFLKADDLIKDGGAFHCITFHLPDLEAIVPDTSHLAAKPKP; from the coding sequence ATGAAAAAGAAACTGCTTCTGCCAGCAACCTGCTTGCTCGCCATCGCTGCTGTTCTGGGCTATCAGAACTGGGCTCCGCAAAAGATCCAAATTTCCCCCTTCAAAATGGATAAAACGATCCATCCACGGCCGGTGGCTGAATACGAGCCTATGTTTGGTGTCGCCATCAGCGAGCAGATTCTGTTCCGGGAATCCGGCATTGAATTGGTGCGGGAAATACTGAAGGCCAACGCGAAAGTCTATATCTTCATGACCGCGGCCTTCAAGGATCAGGTCGAAGAACTCTTTGCGAAAAAGAAGCCCTTCAAAGCGGATGAGATGAAACTCATCACCCGGGTGCAGCTCGAACATGAAAGCCCCTGGCTCCGGGATTATTTTCCCATCCCCGTGCTCCGAATCTATCCCTTCCTTCCGCCGACTCCAAGCTTCGTCGACTTTGTTTACCGCGACGGCAACAGCTACGACGACGCCGCGATTCATCAGTTCGCTCTGGCCATCAACTCAAGCGTCGAGCATCTGCCCATCGTGATGGATGGCGGCAATTTCATGACCAACGGTGAAACCTGCGTCGTCTCGGAAGAGATGTGGGATGATCCGGAGTCGAATCGTACCAAGGATCCCGATTTTGCGTTGAGCGATCACGTCGCGGATATTTTCGAACTGGCTCTGGGCTGCCGCCGAACAAAAATTGTGAGCCAAATCCCACATCCGCATGTCGACATGTTTTTAAAATTCGTCAACAAGGACACGATCCTGGTCAACGAGATCGAGGATCGCGCCATGGCTCTTCTCAGCGAGGTGGATTCCGACGCCAAAGTCAAGATTCCCAAGATCAAGGTCGAATTGGATCGGATCGCCCAGGAGCTCGCCAAAAATTTTCGGGTGATCCGGGTACCGATGCCGCTGCCGGTCAACGATATTTTCTTTACTTATGTGAATTCTGTGATAGTAAACGATACAGTGATCATTCCAAGTTACAAGAACCCCGACCCCAGTCGAGGCACCTATCCGGATCAGCGGTATTACGCGTCCTATGAGGAAGAGGTTCAGAAGATATATCAGGAAGCCGGACTCAAGCCGGTTTTTCTGAAGGCAGACGACTTGATCAAGGACGGGGGGGCCTTTCACTGTATAACGTTCCACCTCCCCGATCTTGAAGCGATTGTACCCGATACGAGTCATTTGGCGGCAAAGCCTAAGCCATGA
- a CDS encoding carbon-nitrogen hydrolase family protein: MRKESLILASICMTSTDNREKNIEEALHWVAKAAARGADWVLLPEVFAYHGTYDRIHEMGEVEGGSLSQRLAAAAREHKICLFAGSFGEQAGPGEMDEAAEKGRLGHRRVYNTSYVFDRQGQRVAKYRKTHLFNLYSPQGEALYCESDGFLAGDEPVTFDLDGFRVGLGICYDLRFPSYFERLAKDQPLDIIVLPSAFTLHTGMDHWELLLRARAVEQQAYMFASNQTGEHGRGRSSYGHSMIVDPWGYVLANTGSVPGIALAEAHKDRIQAVRARLPALRNRRPEIYE, from the coding sequence ATGCGTAAAGAAAGCCTGATCCTGGCCAGCATCTGCATGACCAGTACCGACAATAGGGAAAAGAATATCGAGGAAGCCCTGCACTGGGTGGCGAAGGCCGCCGCGCGTGGGGCGGACTGGGTGCTTTTGCCTGAAGTCTTTGCCTATCACGGAACCTATGACAGGATTCATGAGATGGGTGAGGTCGAGGGCGGATCCCTGAGTCAAAGGCTGGCGGCCGCGGCTCGTGAGCACAAAATCTGCCTTTTTGCCGGCAGTTTTGGCGAGCAGGCCGGGCCTGGTGAAATGGATGAGGCTGCGGAAAAGGGCCGGCTTGGACATCGGCGGGTTTATAACACCTCTTATGTCTTCGATCGTCAGGGCCAGCGCGTGGCCAAGTATAGGAAGACGCATCTTTTCAATCTCTATAGTCCCCAGGGCGAAGCGCTTTACTGTGAATCGGATGGGTTTTTGGCCGGTGATGAGCCGGTGACCTTCGATCTGGATGGTTTTCGCGTGGGGCTTGGGATCTGCTATGATCTGCGGTTCCCCTCTTACTTTGAACGACTGGCGAAAGATCAGCCGCTGGATATTATCGTCCTGCCTTCGGCTTTCACGCTGCATACGGGCATGGATCATTGGGAGCTTCTCCTGCGCGCCCGCGCGGTGGAGCAGCAGGCCTATATGTTCGCCTCGAATCAAACAGGTGAGCATGGCCGCGGGCGTTCGTCCTATGGGCATTCGATGATCGTCGATCCCTGGGGCTATGTCCTCGCGAATACCGGCAGCGTGCCTGGAATCGCCTTGGCGGAAGCGCATAAGGATCGCATTCAGGCCGTGCGCGCTCGACTTCCCGCTCTTCGCAATAGGCGCCCCGAGATCTATGAGTGA
- a CDS encoding type II toxin-antitoxin system HipA family toxin — protein MIDQRSMLHVYWKRELVGRLWRTGRNQIHFSYDPSWVDAKKPMVSFSMPVREEAYQEEAQSFFGNLLPEGDFRRKIEQIFKVSPDNDFSLIKEIGGDCAGALSIGNHETNDEEAFYEVISDDMLARIVKSEGVAGFGQAGQFNRLSLAGAQGKLPVRVRGQLIEIPHNGAASTHILKFNHQTGEYPGLVENEYYLNRVAHHLGLKVVNCHLMATPHGTILAIERYDRTLDEWPERFHQEDFCQALGYSYSNKYEKEGGPSFSECVKLVRVHLGILAVNSLMDWYLFNLFMGNSDAHGKNISILHGQESRSLAPFYDLICTRAYERLDRKLAMACGRQFDPDLIGPDDLKVLAQETGVTLRFLRNRMQRIWENISTAMDQAKRDLEGQGFDGKLIQQVEQTLPKIQRGLAKRLEL, from the coding sequence ATGATAGACCAACGATCCATGCTGCATGTCTATTGGAAGAGAGAACTGGTCGGGAGGCTTTGGAGAACTGGCCGAAACCAAATTCACTTCTCTTATGACCCTTCCTGGGTTGACGCTAAAAAGCCCATGGTATCCTTTTCAATGCCTGTACGAGAAGAAGCGTACCAGGAGGAAGCTCAGTCCTTTTTTGGAAATCTTCTTCCTGAAGGGGATTTTCGCCGTAAGATCGAGCAAATCTTCAAAGTTTCACCCGACAATGATTTTTCTTTGATCAAGGAAATCGGAGGGGATTGTGCCGGCGCACTGAGCATCGGAAATCATGAGACCAATGATGAAGAAGCTTTCTATGAAGTTATTTCCGATGACATGCTAGCCAGGATTGTGAAGTCCGAAGGCGTTGCTGGTTTCGGGCAAGCCGGACAGTTCAATAGACTTTCCCTGGCTGGAGCACAAGGTAAATTGCCCGTGCGAGTACGTGGACAGCTTATTGAGATTCCTCATAATGGTGCTGCTTCCACACATATTTTGAAGTTTAATCATCAAACTGGTGAATATCCGGGCTTGGTTGAGAATGAATATTACCTGAACCGGGTGGCGCATCACTTGGGGCTGAAAGTCGTAAACTGCCATCTTATGGCAACCCCTCACGGGACAATTCTGGCCATTGAACGATACGATCGCACTCTTGATGAGTGGCCCGAACGATTCCACCAGGAAGACTTTTGCCAGGCACTCGGCTACTCCTATTCAAACAAATATGAAAAGGAGGGAGGACCTTCATTTTCTGAATGTGTGAAGCTCGTGCGAGTTCATCTCGGGATACTGGCTGTCAATAGCCTCATGGACTGGTATCTATTCAATCTGTTCATGGGCAACTCAGATGCACATGGAAAGAATATATCCATTCTTCATGGTCAGGAAAGTCGCAGCCTGGCTCCTTTCTATGATCTGATCTGTACGCGAGCTTACGAGCGCTTGGATAGAAAGTTGGCCATGGCATGTGGCCGGCAATTTGATCCCGATCTGATAGGTCCTGATGATTTAAAGGTTCTGGCTCAGGAAACGGGCGTCACGCTTCGCTTTTTGAGAAATCGGATGCAGCGAATCTGGGAAAATATTAGTACCGCCATGGATCAGGCTAAACGCGATTTAGAAGGTCAAGGCTTCGATGGCAAGCTTATTCAGCAGGTTGAGCAAACTCTTCCAAAAATTCAGAGAGGACTTGCAAAGCGTCTGGAGCTTTAG
- a CDS encoding SET domain-containing protein has product MIHPDTKLKWVSKEIGYGVFATKLIPKGTAVYVRDQLEIIVERDAALLKNPAYTDIIEKYSYIDPKGDYVLSWDHGRYVNHCCNPNTVTTGYGFEIALRDIAPGEEVTDDYGLLNLDEEIPLACCKEGCRGVARPSDFDTYADHYDGLVSDALTHFYLVDQPLLKFFDRNTLSQLNGYLETGNAYISVRSQKFVEGARPTPELRYRNERKRSLERSE; this is encoded by the coding sequence ATGATACACCCCGACACCAAGTTAAAGTGGGTTAGCAAAGAGATCGGTTACGGTGTCTTTGCAACCAAGTTGATTCCCAAAGGCACAGCGGTTTATGTGCGGGATCAGCTCGAGATCATCGTGGAGCGCGATGCCGCCTTGCTCAAAAATCCCGCGTATACGGATATTATTGAAAAATATTCGTATATCGACCCCAAGGGCGACTACGTTTTGAGCTGGGACCATGGCCGCTATGTGAATCACTGCTGTAATCCCAACACAGTGACAACGGGCTATGGTTTCGAAATCGCTCTGCGTGATATCGCACCCGGTGAAGAGGTCACGGACGATTATGGTCTTTTGAACCTGGATGAGGAAATTCCGCTGGCCTGCTGCAAAGAAGGCTGCCGCGGTGTGGCTCGTCCCTCCGACTTCGATACCTATGCTGATCATTATGATGGGCTGGTGTCGGACGCTCTGACCCATTTTTATCTGGTGGATCAGCCGCTTCTGAAGTTCTTTGATCGCAACACACTCAGTCAGCTGAACGGCTACCTGGAAACAGGCAATGCCTATATTTCCGTGCGTTCGCAGAAGTTCGTGGAAGGCGCCCGGCCGACCCCGGAACTGCGCTATCGCAACGAACGGAAACGCAGTCTTGAGCGTTCCGAATAA
- a CDS encoding catalase, producing the protein MKKPVLTTAGGHPVSQNQHSLTAGSRGPLLMQDMHLVEKLAHFNRERIPERVVHAKGSGAYGTFTVTQDITRFTRASVFAGIGKTTPTFLRFSTVAGERGSADTERDPRGFALKFYTDEGIWDIVGNNTPVFFERDPLKFPDFIHSQKRDPRTGYKNPIRMWDYWSRAPEAMHQITILFSDRGIPDGYRYMNGYGSHTFSLWNNGGERFWVKFHFKSMQGIKNLPPEKAAQLAGSDPDYAGRDLFEAIEAGQFPRWKMMVQIMPELDAERQSFNPFDLTKVWPHNEYPLQEVGILELNRNPENYFAEVEQAAFSPANVPPGIGYSPDKMLQARLFAYPDAARYRIGVNYQSLPVNRPLNQVTAYHRDGGMRFDNNGGRVDNYEPNGFNGPAQDESVTEPPLRIRGDAFRYDAHRENDDFTQAGNLYRILTGEERERLTDNIAAAMRGVPAEILRPNIEHFLRCDQDYGLKIAAKVGIKL; encoded by the coding sequence ATGAAAAAGCCCGTGTTAACAACTGCAGGTGGTCATCCCGTCAGCCAAAACCAGCATTCCCTGACCGCAGGAAGCCGTGGTCCTCTGCTCATGCAGGACATGCACCTCGTGGAGAAGCTTGCCCACTTCAATCGTGAGCGGATTCCAGAGCGGGTTGTGCATGCGAAAGGTTCCGGTGCTTACGGCACCTTCACGGTCACTCAGGATATCACCCGCTTCACACGGGCTTCGGTCTTTGCCGGCATTGGCAAGACAACGCCGACTTTCCTGCGTTTTTCGACCGTGGCGGGTGAACGCGGATCGGCGGACACCGAACGCGACCCACGCGGCTTTGCTTTGAAGTTTTATACTGACGAAGGCATCTGGGATATCGTCGGCAACAATACGCCCGTATTCTTTGAGCGCGACCCTTTGAAGTTCCCTGACTTCATTCACTCGCAAAAACGTGATCCGCGGACCGGCTACAAGAATCCGATCCGCATGTGGGACTATTGGTCCAGAGCCCCGGAAGCCATGCATCAGATCACGATACTTTTCAGTGATCGCGGCATTCCCGATGGCTATCGTTACATGAATGGTTACGGCAGCCATACCTTCAGTCTTTGGAATAACGGCGGTGAACGCTTCTGGGTGAAGTTCCATTTCAAATCCATGCAGGGGATCAAGAACCTGCCGCCGGAAAAAGCCGCCCAGCTTGCCGGATCGGATCCTGATTATGCCGGACGCGATCTGTTCGAAGCCATTGAAGCCGGTCAGTTTCCGCGCTGGAAAATGATGGTTCAGATCATGCCGGAGCTGGATGCCGAGCGCCAAAGCTTCAATCCTTTCGACCTGACCAAGGTGTGGCCGCATAACGAATATCCTTTGCAGGAAGTCGGGATTCTGGAGTTGAATCGCAACCCCGAGAATTATTTTGCCGAAGTGGAGCAGGCCGCATTTTCGCCCGCCAACGTTCCTCCTGGAATTGGCTATTCACCGGACAAGATGCTGCAGGCCCGACTCTTTGCTTATCCCGATGCCGCTCGCTATCGCATCGGTGTGAACTATCAGAGTCTGCCCGTGAACCGTCCTCTGAATCAGGTGACCGCGTATCACCGCGATGGCGGCATGCGCTTTGATAACAACGGTGGGCGCGTGGATAACTATGAACCGAATGGATTCAACGGACCGGCCCAGGATGAGTCGGTGACCGAACCACCGCTCAGAATTCGTGGTGATGCCTTCCGCTACGATGCGCACCGTGAGAACGATGACTTCACGCAGGCGGGCAACCTTTATCGGATTTTGACCGGGGAAGAGCGGGAGCGCCTGACCGATAACATCGCGGCGGCGATGCGGGGCGTGCCGGCCGAGATCCTGAGACCCAATATCGAACACTTCCTGCGCTGCGATCAGGACTACGGTCTGAAAATTGCGGCCAAGGTGGGAATCAAGTTGTAA
- a CDS encoding LysR substrate-binding domain-containing protein, producing the protein AKKTVGLGDLENWTPSLLDDTHCMRDQLTQICDSQLREGQSIKLKIGTLQTLMQLVDQTQSFTLIPGLARTTLSAVQQKEQIKDFSEPIPTRKVSLVYHRSFLKKPLIEALLKTVQSHLPPGVLTQAPNTKVKVLDPGPQHFLPSHS; encoded by the coding sequence TGGCGAAGAAAACAGTGGGGCTCGGTGATCTGGAGAACTGGACGCCTTCGCTCTTGGATGACACGCACTGCATGCGGGATCAGCTCACCCAGATCTGCGACAGTCAGCTGCGCGAAGGTCAGTCGATCAAACTCAAGATCGGAACGCTCCAGACTCTTATGCAGCTTGTCGATCAAACCCAGTCCTTTACCTTGATTCCCGGCCTGGCGCGCACGACCTTGAGTGCGGTGCAGCAGAAGGAGCAGATCAAGGACTTCAGTGAACCTATTCCCACGCGGAAGGTCAGTCTCGTCTATCACCGTTCTTTTTTGAAAAAGCCACTGATCGAGGCGCTCCTGAAGACGGTCCAAAGCCACCTGCCGCCGGGAGTTCTGACGCAAGCCCCGAATACCAAAGTCAAAGTTCTCGATCCCGGCCCCCAGCACTTCCTGCCCTCTCATAGTTAA
- a CDS encoding helix-turn-helix transcriptional regulator: MTQTVIIRSLHDLSHAIRERRKELGLTQADAAGLVGVGVRFLSELERGKTTLEVGKVLQVLEGFGFSLSMNLERIP; this comes from the coding sequence ATGACCCAGACTGTCATCATAAGGTCTCTCCATGATTTAAGTCATGCCATACGCGAGCGACGCAAAGAACTGGGTCTTACACAGGCAGATGCAGCTGGTTTGGTGGGCGTTGGAGTGAGGTTTTTATCGGAGCTCGAAAGAGGAAAGACGACGCTTGAAGTTGGCAAGGTTTTACAGGTGCTTGAGGGATTCGGGTTCTCTCTGTCCATGAACCTTGAGAGAATCCCATGA
- a CDS encoding OmpA family protein, producing the protein MKLRPAAPSCEPEPAALSPGEEASAGLAVVKIQKQGRRLIALLAGGQRDGLLPGTLLQTSRQGIPTALLKTTEVREHYTLAEVTEDGSKDSGLYFPEAPGLMVGDRAEPQELKISQSLRILPNRTLTYERLFIDPKNFPTTFELSAEGRKFLIEQAQILMDAHAPLLLVEGHTDPKGDSQSNQVESYQRAMTVRQVLIEELGLDPNRVVAIGLGETEPLDEPYLPGRAEEARRIILKVKSQPLPR; encoded by the coding sequence GTGAAGCTCAGGCCGGCCGCTCCTTCCTGTGAGCCTGAACCAGCTGCGCTTTCCCCTGGGGAAGAGGCGTCAGCCGGGCTTGCTGTGGTCAAAATTCAAAAGCAGGGACGTCGTTTAATCGCACTTTTGGCTGGGGGACAGCGCGATGGACTGCTGCCCGGCACTCTTTTGCAGACCAGTCGGCAGGGAATTCCCACGGCCCTTTTGAAAACTACCGAGGTCCGCGAACATTATACCCTGGCGGAAGTCACGGAAGATGGATCCAAGGATTCGGGTTTGTATTTTCCCGAGGCACCGGGACTCATGGTCGGAGACCGGGCTGAGCCGCAGGAATTGAAAATCAGTCAGAGCCTTCGCATTTTGCCCAATCGCACTCTGACTTATGAACGACTTTTCATAGATCCAAAAAACTTTCCCACGACGTTTGAACTTTCTGCCGAGGGGCGAAAATTTCTCATCGAGCAGGCTCAGATTCTCATGGATGCGCATGCCCCCTTGCTCCTGGTCGAAGGTCACACCGATCCCAAGGGTGACAGTCAGAGCAATCAGGTGGAATCCTATCAAAGAGCCATGACTGTTCGGCAGGTGCTGATCGAGGAACTCGGTCTTGATCCGAACCGTGTCGTGGCCATCGGCCTGGGCGAAACCGAACCCCTGGACGAACCTTATCTGCCAGGTCGAGCTGAGGAAGCCCGAAGGATCATCCTGAAGGTGAAATCCCAGCCCCTCCCCCGCTGA
- a CDS encoding ankyrin repeat domain-containing protein has product MRSWNQYKTTFGSSEAFHEAARSGDVLQIARLADQMRDIDEKNAKGYSALMLAAYNGQLEASRYLISIGADLNSTDPAGNSILMGVAFKGHKDILELLLKFGANPLHKNRAGQDALQFAQMFGRFDCAELLQKGEPQAPWLQMLIAWFGYINPFKRVRKAA; this is encoded by the coding sequence ATGCGAAGTTGGAACCAATACAAGACCACCTTTGGAAGTAGCGAGGCCTTTCATGAGGCCGCCCGCAGTGGCGATGTTCTGCAAATTGCGCGTCTGGCCGATCAAATGCGGGACATTGATGAAAAGAATGCCAAGGGCTATTCGGCGCTGATGCTGGCCGCTTACAATGGACAGCTTGAAGCCAGCCGCTATCTGATCTCGATCGGTGCTGACCTGAATTCCACCGATCCTGCCGGAAACAGCATACTCATGGGTGTGGCCTTCAAAGGACACAAGGACATTCTTGAACTTCTCCTGAAGTTTGGTGCCAATCCTCTCCATAAAAATCGCGCCGGGCAGGATGCTCTGCAATTCGCCCAAATGTTTGGACGCTTTGATTGCGCCGAGCTTTTGCAGAAGGGTGAACCCCAAGCCCCTTGGCTGCAGATGCTCATCGCCTGGTTCGGATATATCAACCCTTTTAAACGTGTAAGGAAAGCCGCATGA
- the pyrB gene encoding aspartate carbamoyltransferase codes for MDDTTAIPLHVLSSSQFDRPFLDHMCQLTDTIRRFDKSKEGLMYLQGLLAHRRAMLYFTQPSTRTFLSFQTACQIVGMGTNEIRDSSTSSERKGESIEDSLRTFSSYVDVIIMRTPEPGLCDRIANLLNETERPIPIVNAGSGPDEHPTQALLDIYTLNRSFVKLGGIDGKTIMMVGDLKRGRTIRSLSGLLSNYRDVKILFVSPPEFRISDDLRQKLKQKGQKFEETDQFEDALRVADAVYMTRVQDEYDTDGESKKVDYRRFHLKAEHLPLMKTTSVIMHPLPRRQELDVAIDNDPRAKYWRQERNGMWTRVALLTKIFGVDRKIVLPEL; via the coding sequence ATGGATGACACAACAGCCATACCACTTCATGTTCTGAGCAGTTCACAGTTTGATCGCCCTTTTTTGGATCATATGTGCCAGCTGACCGATACCATCCGCCGCTTTGATAAGTCCAAGGAAGGCCTGATGTATCTGCAGGGGCTGCTGGCTCATCGTCGGGCCATGCTGTATTTTACGCAGCCGTCGACTCGGACCTTTCTCTCCTTTCAAACCGCCTGCCAGATCGTGGGCATGGGGACGAACGAGATTCGCGATTCCTCGACGAGTTCGGAGCGTAAAGGGGAAAGCATCGAGGATTCGCTGCGCACCTTTTCGAGTTACGTCGATGTCATCATCATGCGGACTCCGGAACCAGGACTCTGCGATCGCATTGCGAATCTTCTGAATGAAACCGAAAGGCCCATACCGATCGTTAATGCAGGATCGGGACCGGATGAGCATCCGACCCAGGCCTTGCTTGATATTTATACTTTGAACCGAAGCTTCGTGAAGCTTGGCGGAATTGATGGCAAGACCATCATGATGGTCGGCGATCTGAAGCGCGGCCGGACCATCCGTTCCTTGAGCGGACTTTTGAGCAACTACCGCGATGTGAAGATCCTCTTCGTTTCGCCTCCCGAATTCCGCATCAGTGATGACCTCAGGCAGAAGCTGAAGCAGAAGGGCCAGAAGTTCGAAGAGACCGATCAGTTCGAGGACGCTTTGCGCGTGGCGGATGCCGTTTACATGACCCGCGTGCAGGATGAATATGATACCGATGGCGAGTCGAAGAAGGTGGATTACCGCCGCTTCCATCTGAAGGCCGAGCACCTGCCTTTGATGAAAACCACATCGGTGATCATGCACCCACTGCCCCGTCGGCAGGAGCTTGATGTCGCGATTGATAACGATCCGCGCGCCAAGTACTGGCGTCAGGAAAGAAACGGCATGTGGACAAGGGTGGCGCTGCTGACTAAGATCTTCGGAGTGGATCGGAAAATCGTTCTGCCGGAGCTTTAA